The DNA sequence GGTAATCACGAGTATATAAAGAAATgtcattaaaagaaataaagttttgAATATTTGAGACAGGTGAGCTATTTCTGGAAGGAAAATacataaattggaaaaatatcaataaagaaAAGAGTAGAACTATAAATTTCAGATACAAACAAACAAGGATTTATTGCTGCATCAATTTGAGTGCCCAACAAATCGGATGACCCATCCATGAGCATATGATGTTACctgattagaaaaaaatttataaaaaacttgatattttatgtttgttaGCTagcataaaatcttatttaaagaCATGAAAGTGAATATGAGTAGCAATGCCAAAAAAGATAATGACATGTTATAGAATTGATAAATGACATGATTGTGTGCTAGTACGAAAATTCACATCTCTATACGTGATACAACACCCTTTGTTACTGAAATGGTGTCTCCTCCCAAGGGGATATCCTACCACAGTTACCGAATCCTACTCATAAGGAAGCCATGCAGTTCAGATTCAAACAAGTGATTTACTGATAGGAATagtcaaatatatataccaaTCCACATATTTTAACCTCTGTATTTAACATTCACataataactaaattaattCTAGATTTACACATTAGTGGAAATTGTATAGCTACATTAAGTTGATACAGCTGATATTATTAACAATGAGATAGGAAATGGGAGGAATTCAATTCAACATGATGACATTACGGCAATCATATACCAATATTAATAGCTTGAAATCAGATATGAATCAAGAAATGACATCATGATCCAGAAGTTAAGGATACTAAATCACCTATAGCTCTTTATGCCTTTGGCAATTTATCTTTGTTATTAGTCAACAAGCTACAACAATTCAACCAAGGCATCAAAAGGATCATCTATGATGATTTGTTAGTTCCTTATATAACAGATTTTAGCTTCTGCACAGAGATGAAAGGGATGATGCAAAAGTATAAAACCTATACACATTACATAGAACAAACAATAGATTCCACCAAAGAAAGATAGCAATTTAAACCTGAAGACGTGGCAAATGTCCTAAATAGAGAGGTTTAGCTTCTTTCCAAAATTCCTTGCTTTCTACTGATAGCAAAGCTATATCACAATCAACGCCTCTGGCTAAAACCTGCAATTCAATCACTGAAAGGAGTATAAGCTTTGAAACTTTAGGAAAGAAGTAAGGTACCAATTTAAAGAAACCACCTCAGAAAATCTCACCAAAATTTAAAGAGTGATATCATAATAAAAATCTCACAAATTGTTTTACAAATGTGAAAtgcaaattgaaattcaaagaggCCATAACATCAAGCCCTTGTTTTTCATTTCCCAATATCTACGACCTGCTAATACTATGAAATAACGCCAACTATCCCacttaaccccaaaaaaaataaaaatccaactaTCCCACTAATGCCTGTCAACAGTTTCATTCACATCTCACGATGCTCATTCTTGTTACACTTGCCCCACATATGGTTTGTGACTCTGAGTGCTCAAATGCTAAAGAGTATACATTAAAGAACATAATTTTTGGCTGTTCAACTACTTCAAGAAGATAAAGGAAGCCATCTCAGACCTATGAGGGACACGATGAACATATTGAGATAACACAAATAATTATGATAGAGATATACCTTGGCAACATATTTGGTATCATCTTCCCTTCTCTTCACCTTAACCTGAAATCATACTAAGAAAGGGGAAAAATTTAATGGCAGTCATTCAGTACCTTCCAATTCAAACATTGcctttcatttttcttgttttctcatAATTAAACCATCTTAAAACACTTGCTACTTCCTACCTTCTCTATGGCACCACAAAATAGCTTGAGCTTGACTAAATTATCttcatattttgtattaaaaagaGCAAATTCCAAACTAATATTTCACTTCCACACAATCTTATCCGACATAAACTAACAAGAAATTGCtctttttgcattaaaaaaagcAAATTCCAAACTAATATTTCACTTCCACATAATCTTATCCAACCTAAACAAACAAGAAATTGAAttcttaacccaaaaaaaaaaaaaaaaaaaaaaaaaaaaaaagagagttaaACTTTTTAATACCTGCAGATCCTTCAAATCATACTGcatctttttcttgtccttccTTTGCATTCCCAATTTATAACCTGCTGATTGAGGTTGTTTCCGTATCAGTACTGCCTTTGTAGCTTTCCGCATACAAATAAGactttccatcctttgattaATGGCTGGCTCGGaacagaaagggaaaaaaattaaaataaaacataaaaaggaagagaggaaaagacaaaagaaaggaagaaaaaaaaaaaaaaaaacgtaaaatgtcttgatgaaggagaagagaagaagtgaggaaaagacaaaagaaaagaaggaaaaaaaaaaaaaagttgggttttgacagggaaaaaaaaattgcaaagaggtggtggaaaagaaaggaaaaagaaaaggaagtgaGCAAAAGAcgaaagaaaagaaggaaaaaaaaaagaaaaagaaaagctggGTTTTGACAGGGGACAAAAAGTTGTAGAGAGGtggtggaaaagaaaggaaaaaaaaaaaaaaaaaagaaaaggaagtgaACAAAAgacagaaaggaaaaaaaaaagaaaaaaagaaaaaaaaagcctgGATTTTGACGGAGGAAAGAAAATTGCAGGGAGATGgtggaatataaaaaaaaaaagctggatTTTGTCATAAGGGTGttttaggaatattaaaaattaaaaaggtaaaacaaaaattataggGAAGGAAGAGGCATATTTCGTGAAGGCCCTACCCACGGGGCaaagggccaaattccccaataCAATTCAGTATGTTTTAGGCGTTTATCTGCCACTGGATTTCTATGAATTGTGCTTTCTGTATGGGCTATCATTCATTATCAAGACTACAGTCCATTATCGATTAGGGCCTTACATTTACCACTTATCAGCCTACTAACAAGCTCACAATACCTTAGTGGGCCTTTAATATAGGGCATTGCTTCATTATTGAGGCTTGTTACAATAttgcctaaaaataaaaaaataaaaacaaataaaatacagaaTTGCAGGCAAATACTAGTTTAtcgtctttaaaaaaaaaaaaaaaaaaaaaccaacaaatttCAATACAGTTCCATATTTGTTTACCTTTCCATATCTAAATCAcatggaatatatataaaaaaaaaaaaaaaaaaaaaaaacgcatttagcaaaaaaatataaaaggtgCCATAAAACTATAGAGATAGCACTAACAATAAAAGAGCATGAGGGATAAAAAAGACGGTTAATATGGTAACTtctaaaaagaaagaattagcgatgtgtatatacacatatataaactCCAACAAAAAGAAAGTACAAACAGCAGAAACTCATATAATAAGACAATCATTAGAACCACACCACACCAGAACTATATGATTGATTCACTGACATATAATACAATCATTAATTTGAGAAGTCATAACTTCTAAGTCTAAAAAACGTATTGTCAATGCAAAAAACTACAATTAAGAAGTGACTATGGTTGCGGTCTCACAAGAGCAGTACATTACCAGCATTGGGAATGTTTCCATTACCCATACCCCGTGAAGGTGGGGCCGTATTTAAGATTCAACTGCACCAAAACTTCTAGCCTGTGATCCTTTTCAATATGAGAATACCTAAACACAAATAAACAATGGGCAAGAAATCAAAAACGTATTTagaggaaaatattttttatccaatGATTTTTCACTACATGATAATGACAAATATAAAGTTCAATGAAAGCTGAAAGAAGATATATATGCAAACCAGGACATTATTAGTTTGTGTAACTTAAATTCTGCACTATTAACTGCAATGCAAacattttcttaataattataatGTTAACTAAAGTTAGAAATAATGGTTGATTAAAGAGAAACACAAAAGCATGCATAGCATAACTCTCCATCCCCATATTGTCCCTCAAGCCAACATAAATAGGTTGattaagagagggaaaaaaatggaCAAAGTGCATACCTCTTCTCCAACATTGTAACTCAATGGGAGGGCATGGCATATTATAGGTAACAGTTCTTGTTCAAGAAGTTCATTCCAGACCTACCCAAAAGTTCTAGAAAATGGCCTAGCAGAAAGATAACGCGAGATAACAATTTTCTGAGAGATCAAGCTCCActttacaatttgtttccatacTTGCAAATTGAGTCATGCATCTTGCTAGAGTAACTCAAAGGTTGCATACTAACATAAGGTGAGCCACCAGGAGAAAGAAATTTCTGAAGAGCAGCCATTATTCCTGTATAACTtagaagaataaattaaaaaaaaaaaaaaaaatttatacaagaGCCATTAACACGAAATATAAGACTAACCAAAAAATCAAACAAGAGTGTAAACTTGTGCAACCAAGAAAGAGCATAGGTAATCATAAGATATGTCAAGAAACTGCtatctaaaatttgaaattaaccAATATCTCTCTTTCTTCCACCTCCATCCCAAGAGCTCCATTTACCTATCTATCAGAGGAGGAGAACTCTTCATTCCAACTCCCCCAACAACTCTATCTGGACAACCAATTGAACACCGATTTCTCAAGCAACAAGGAGAATGGAAAATATGCATATGAAATATGATGAACACCAGCACAAGATAGAAAATATGAAATGCCTCCAGCATATGCAAAATATATTACGTACACAAATGATGTAAGTATAAACTAATgttcattcaaaacaaaaaaaagaaaagacagtaCAAAGTACACAATCAATGATGCCAGTACAGAGACTCCAGTCAAAGCAAATTAACTGAGTGCTTCAAAGTAGAACATTAATTTCAATTGCAAAACTGCTAAGTGATGGGAACAAAAGAATGCAAAAATTCATTACCTCAAGGGTTTGCATCTTAATATTTAGTAAACAAACACGTTAAGCTTATGCTTTGCATCCTGCTTGTGAGTTGTGACCAACATTACTTAATATATGGATAACACACACACAGAAAAGACCTACATTCAATAATGCCTATGTCCAACTTGTCAGCAATAATTACTTAGCATAGAAGTTCAACATCCTACACTACAAAACTTGGAAGAAAATAGCAAGAATTCAGGCAATgaaccgagagagagagagagagagagagagagtaatatGTACATGCAACATGATAAACACCAAAGTATGAAAGTAAATATGGAATGCCTCCAACAATGCAAAATATATTCATGTGTAAGAAAGTATAAAGTAATGACAGTACAAGTACAAGTAATCACTAACATATTCAATGGTGCCAAGTTATTAAAGAGAATCCCGACAAAGCCAACAAATTGTGCTTCAAAGTAGCACAGAAATCCAATTGCAAAATTAATTCCatcttaatatttaataaacaaacaCGTTAAAAGGCCTATGTTCAGTAATAACAAAAAGCCACTAACATTTTACTGACTATTTGAACTAATGACAAAAAGCCAACTAATTGAATGGTTCAAGGGAGCAAAGGAgataaaattttgcaaaattttacGCTGGCATGTAATTGACATTGAGTTATAATCTTCTGTCAATGAAGGGTGATGCACTGCTCTCTTTATTGTGTCTCTCTTTAATCAACTATTACATTCTAAATTTGCTTAGAATTATGATTATCaagggaaaataaataaataaataaaggatagTCAAAACTGATATCCTAAAGTAACAACAGACTTGAGAAAGACCATTGTGCATATGGTCAATTATGGATGAAGGATCATGTCATAAAATGTATAACAGAAACTTCAATTTTTCTCACAAGGTCGACAAAAACTACAtgcacaaacaaaacaaaaacttcaATTTTCCTCACAAGGTCGACAAAAACTACATGCACAAACACAAAGTCTAATTACAATGTAAATACAGAAAACAAATACACAACCTATATTGCTCTATGAACTACGCCAAGaaatcaatttctttaattgttaaaattctaGCAAATGAAAATTCCAAACATGCCGACAGATTCAGTACATTGTTGAATTTATATAGATATGAATCCAAGTAAATCAAACAATTAAAgttataaactaataaaaataacagaaaatgcaaggaaaaagaaaaaaaaaaaaaaacgaagtaAGGAATACTACCGTCGCGATCAGCGAGAAAGAAAGTGATCCGAGTAGATTCCGCCGTTGCAAAAACAATGGCGCTCGATGTTGCCGCCATTATCAAGTTTAGTCAGAGAAATGGAGTTGAGAAGAAATCCAAGGAACCGAAGAGCTAGGGTTAGGCTCTTCTATACTATTCCACGGCGTTCTCTCATCTCCGTTCGCCATGGAAAGAGATCGCTCTTTCGTCTCGAAGAAGTTTCGATTTAGGGGGATTTGATCTTGGGCGAGTTTATTGTGAAGTGTTTGGATAGTGAAAAATTTAAtgggaatttaaaatttacaaaattggataatttttaaaataaaaagtttgtgAGTTTTAGTGTAAAATAAATGCTAATAGGAACaatggattttattaaaaaaatattattttaaaatttttcgaaaaattatattttttttaaatataatttttttaattttaataaataaatttatttaattattcataaattctatttttttataattaaccttgtaaaataaattcaaaaaaaaattattcaaaaaaaattgaattctaaaaaattaatttttaaaaattaatttttctctataGTTTTTTCGTTTATCAAACActctattatataattatattgtatattatatgcaacttcttttgttttttttttttttttcttttcccaaatGAAATAGCAAATACGATGCCGTTCGGTTAAATGGCTCCCttccataaaatatttgtttattaggtaggggtgggcaaaatccaatccaacccattcaatccgtccaatccaatctatttttaacggtttggattgaatttttatatcaattggattggattgggttcaaaatattataaattgtatggattggattggttatggattggaaatataaatccaatccaatccaatccaatccaaataatatattatataactaaaaaatttatatttttttatttttttcatttttatatattaattttagtatattttttttatttttatatattaatttttaattttttccatttttatatattgatttttaatatatatatatatatatatatatttttttttttcttttatatcctCATATCTCAAAtcccaaatcaaattgtaatttgtaaccctaaactaaacatttacctttgttgccgcccaccaccagtccatcaccatcaccataatatatatatattttttacatccccatcatatatatatctacatatattgtatccaattgttacttatatatatatatataaatgtttaaatataatttattgctaattttattgttttgatcttcgtagagcttacagaatcaactaaaattagtgaacatatgaacgttgattgacttatgatttaccaaagttttaaagttataaaaaaaaaaaaaagaattatgcattggtccttgagtgaatgaattttgacaaatgtattattttacattatttgttctaacaattttaatttaattttataggagtgaaatgatgacattaatttttgctatttaataagtgtatgatgtgtatcatttgctatattttcatctttatttttcatcgtagactatgttgtattattctaattgtattttatgtttggataattataatttattatttatattttatatttggaaaattttttatttgtattatatatttataaattagtaagtttcaaaccgattaaccaatccaaacaaaaccgatcataaatggtttggtttggtttggatttaatgctttaatgatttggtttggattgtaaattaaaaaaaccgatatatatggattgggttgtatttcggtccaaaaccgaaccaatccaatccatgtcCACCCCCAATCACAGGTAGACAAAACATAATACTATATGTCTGAATTATaattcaaaatccaaaaatcgacaaaaaaattgagggggagaaaaaataaaataaaaaactgaacTGACTCATTTTGTTCTAAAAGGTATATAACCTGAGacaatttttcatttatatataaaaaattattaaatagataaagtttatcaaattctaaataaatgttttttaaagGCATAATTTAATGTTATACTACACTTTACTAGAgaaattgcttaaaaaaaaaaatttaaaatacaaattaaaatagaGGGAGATTCCCCTGTAAGCTATATATTGTGCTCAGTCAGTTTGGAACTCtccataagaaataaaaaaccgCAGAGAACCCTAAGACAGTGGGCAATTTCCCATTTCCCAAAATGAGTACTATGAAGTTTTGCCGCGAATGGTCCCTAACCCCattttcatcttcatcttcaccattatatacatacatacatacatatatatatatatatagatgcataTACACGTATACAGTTCTTAGTTCAATCTTTCgaatgctttttcttctttctttttggggatAAATTATGTTTAATCGAAACGTTGTATAATTGCAGCAACAACATTCTGTATCCAAAGGAGGACAAGGAGCAGAAGATTCTCCTCTATGCTTGCCGCAACTGCGATCACCAGGtccctctttttctttctgcTTTGATTTCCCCCCCTCTCCTTGTTTTTACAAATGCGATTATAAACCAATTCCGGAAAGTAAGGATTAAATTATCTtgatgtttttttcttcttctctgaaACCAATCACGGTTTATAAAATTACTTGGTAGATGCATATAAATTAAAGCCCAAAAGGGTAAGAAAATACTTGGATACTGAGACGCACATGGCTTTGAGCTAAATGTCAAGTCCCATTAGTAATTAGGTCTCCTTTCTGTGTTTCTATTTCATTATTTCTGTATGACTGTATAAATGTCCATATAGAAACTATTGTCTTCTTCAGGGTACAACTTTTCCCTAATTTATTATCCATTTTAAAAAGCTTAAACTGTAGATTAATCATACAAGTGATATAACAAGTCtccatttttatttggatttctCATATTTTTACCCTTTAGATGTCTTGTCCTTTAAAGTTTAAAGCGTAAGtctcattgtatttttttatctattgggTAAGAAATGAATTCACTTATAATGATTTAGTTGTAGTAAAGATTTGGCAAAGGTTCAAATAATTTCCTATAACTAGGCTACATGTTTCAGTTTGCCTGTACTGAGTTCCCCTTACTCTAGATTTGCTATTAATggtctattattattgttttttatttctttttggtttatAGACCGTTCTTCAATACTTTGCAGGAAGTTGCTGAGAACAACTGTGTCTATAGAAATGAGATACACCACTCTGTTGGAGAACGTACTCAAGTATTGCATGATGTAGCTGCAGATCCAACTCTTCCTCGGACGAAAGCTGTACGTTGTGCTCAGTGTAACCATGGAGAAGCTGTCTTCTTTCAGGTTAACTTCTCTCATTACCTTTAGGTTGTCACAAATCTTGTTAGCAATAAAAAATTGCAGTCTTCATATGGTTTACATTATCAAGCTTCAATGAATTTATGGATTCCTTGATATGTAGTTGTATCATGTAGAGATATTCTATTCTATTAAGCAAACTTACCAATattagaaaacaacaaaatagtatgaaagtaattaaaaatggaGCATCTGTGATATGATTACTAATGTAGGTGAAAGCTCATAAGCCTAGGTGAAGtgaattatatgtatatgttagattttgttttacttttgttCATGTCTTTTCCACATTACTTTTGTGAGCCAAATCAACAACGTTGTGATAGTTTACATCTTTGATTGTTGAATGTAATCTTGAATTATCTTATGTTGACAATATTTTGATTATCTGTGCAGGCAACTGCTAGAGGCGAGGAGGGGATGACACTGTTTTTTGTTTGCTGCAACCCCAACTGTGGACATAGGTGGAGAGATTGATTTTGTGTTGGGCTGTAAACAGTGTTTGGTCTGATCAACTGAACATGTATTTTTAATCAAAGTATGGATTTTTCATGGTTATTTTTGCCGTATAACCAATTAAAGGTAGTTATTGCAACAATATTAGCAAGCAAAATGATGCTTCTGAAAAGTAATCACCGTACATatgtgggggaaaaaaaaaagagtcgaACTTGAGGGTATATGTCTGTAGTTTATCCTTCAAACAAAGgtaaaaattgcaattaaacCACGTGTGGGAAAAAGCATTGctgaataaaattttgatgaagCCCTGCATAAAGATATTATATGAAGCCCAACGTACTCGTCAGATCTTCCAACAGAAACACGAAGTTAGgagcttctttttctttgttgttattAATGATGATATTGAGTGTCTATACAAGAATGAATTATCCGGTGGAAAATCTACACAAACCACCAGCAAAGTTCCTCTAAGATCTCTATTTCCCCTATAGAAAGAATACCCAAAAGATTAACCAATTTCCAAAAACGAATATAGGGGTAAGGTGGAAACTTTCCAAGAAATGGAAATATCTACAGAAGAAAAGCAGCAAAACACAGATGGGCTGCTTCAACCTCATTCCTGATAGATCTCTCTATAAAACTCAGTAGTCAAACGAGCTACAAAGAAGATA is a window from the Ziziphus jujuba cultivar Dongzao chromosome 11, ASM3175591v1 genome containing:
- the LOC107415100 gene encoding uncharacterized protein LOC107415100 isoform X3, producing the protein MGNGNIPNAAINQRMESLICMRKATKAVLIRKQPQSAGYKLGMQRKDKKKMQYDLKDLQVKVKRREDDTKYVAKVLARGVDCDIALLSVESKEFWKEAKPLYLGHLPRLQVTSYAHGWVIRFVGHSN
- the LOC107415100 gene encoding uncharacterized protein LOC107415100 isoform X1, yielding MGNGNIPNAAINQRMESLICMRKATKAVLIRKQPQSAGYKLGMQRKDKKKMQYDLKDLQVKVKRREDDTKYVAKVLARGVDCDIALLSVESKEFWKEAKPLYLGHLPRLQEGEFMSMDFQMRHGKLIYLLSRCLLSFQNQP
- the LOC107415100 gene encoding uncharacterized protein LOC107415100 isoform X4, with amino-acid sequence MGNGNIPNAAINQRMESLICMRKATKAVLIRKQPQSAGYKLGMQRKDKKKMQYDLKDLQVLARGVDCDIALLSVESKEFWKEAKPLYLGHLPRLQEGEFMSMDFQMRHGKLIYLLSRCLLSFQNQP
- the LOC107415100 gene encoding uncharacterized protein LOC107415100 isoform X2 produces the protein MESLICMRKATKAVLIRKQPQSAGYKLGMQRKDKKKMQYDLKDLQVKVKRREDDTKYVAKVLARGVDCDIALLSVESKEFWKEAKPLYLGHLPRLQEGEFMSMDFQMRHGKLIYLLSRCLLSFQNQP
- the LOC125419620 gene encoding DNA-directed RNA polymerases II, IV and V subunit 9A isoform X1; this translates as MSTMKFCREWSLTPFSSSSSPLYTYIHTYIYIYRCIYTNNILYPKEDKEQKILLYACRNCDHQEVAENNCVYRNEIHHSVGERTQVLHDVAADPTLPRTKAVRCAQCNHGEAVFFQATARGEEGMTLFFVCCNPNCGHRWRD
- the LOC125419620 gene encoding DNA-directed RNA polymerases II, IV and V subunit 9A isoform X2, whose protein sequence is MSTMKFCRECNNILYPKEDKEQKILLYACRNCDHQEVAENNCVYRNEIHHSVGERTQVLHDVAADPTLPRTKAVRCAQCNHGEAVFFQATARGEEGMTLFFVCCNPNCGHRWRD